Genomic window (Candidatus Micrarchaeia archaeon):
CAGGCCGCTTCCTATGTGCACTTTTCCTGAAATCTCGAAGCCGATGTAATGTTTTGGCTGCGAGTAGTTCTGAAAAATTTCAAGGACGTCCTCGCGCGTCACCACCTCCTCGGTGGGGGGCCTGCACACCAAATCCACTCGCTTTTCCAAGTCCATTTCAACACCGTGAGCTCATACTTTAGAGAGTATCCAGAGTATGGATATTATGCTTCCTATTATTATGATTGGCGCGGCTATCTTCGCGACCGCGACTATCGCATTTACGGTTGAAACTATCTCTATGCTCTGCTTGGCCCCGAACACGTTTATCGCGAACTGGGTCTTGAAGGCGCAGAACGAGGCAGGTTGCATGTCGTCAAGAGCTTCGAGCACGGATTCGCGCACCGCTTCGAGGAGCGCGGCTTCCCCTTCCAGCGGATTGAGGACCCCGCGCACCCTGTTCACTGAGTGCGTGTCTGTTGTGTACACGCCAGCTTCCAGATTGATTTTCCTTTCCTTCGCGGCTTCGCTTGCGGCCCGCATTATGGATTCCCGCGTCTCGGGCTTCACGCCGTTCGAATCTACCAGTATTATCGCGTAAAACGGCTTTGTGGAAAAAACCGCGACTTTTATCCCTGCGAGCCCGAGCTGGGGGATTGCGAGGGATCTGTGCGAGAATCCTGCGCTGAGCGCAAGTCCCGGCGTTTTTCTGGAAAGCGAATCCGAAACCGCGCGCATGTACCTGAAGCCGACCGGGCTTCCTGGCTCGAAGCTGGTGATGTCCCCGGTTTCGGCGTTGTGCTGGTCAACCACGGAAACCATCGGGACATGCTTCTCGGCATCGGCCATTATCGCGAGCCCGAGGCCGAAATTCACGTCCTCGGTGGTGTGGGGCGCGCGCGAAATTCCTGAGAATGCGCAGCCTTTGAAGAGGAGGGATTCAGAGAAACACTCTCCGCAGAATCCGCGCGAGAGCGAAACGGATGACCGCGAGGGCTTGCATTTCGCGTATTCCGCGTCGAAGGCGGAAACTATCTTTTCCATCTCGCTTGAAGCGACCGGGTTGAGGTCGTGAGTCACCGTCCCGTGGAACACGAATGATTTAAGCCCGTATTTCTTTTCTATTTCATCGGAAATGAGGAAGGAATAGTTGCTGCCTCCCAGGGAGCCGAACGGGCCGTAGTGCACGTAGGGGACCAGGAACGCGTGCGTGTCTTCTTTCCTCTTGAATATGAATGCGGAAAGGAGTGTCTCGGCCTCCTCGCCCACGCGCTCGAATTCGGTCTCTATGTCCTTGGATTCGTAGAACCAGTGCGCCAGG
Coding sequences:
- a CDS encoding DUF2070 family protein, whose translation is IGILFGTLAFILPLGGQPALEGVFQGALEGLFLLSIPAILTSLLIKLMIRRIPFRRILAASLAGQVIYALAYFAYSFLISSAFPYREAVVFFAASLAFAVWFIIARFVFVLRWRSFLFASLQVIIYGFFLITGTTVAVSGAPLLIIGKFFLASALFLGFVYLFFMIVNAPMKRNFGLNTLDAVSLFLAHWFYESKDIETEFERVGEEAETLLSAFIFKRKEDTHAFLVPYVHYGPFGSLGGSNYSFLISDEIEKKYGLKSFVFHGTVTHDLNPVASSEMEKIVSAFDAEYAKCKPSRSSVSLSRGFCGECFSESLLFKGCAFSGISRAPHTTEDVNFGLGLAIMADAEKHVPMVSVVDQHNAETGDITSFEPGSPVGFRYMRAVSDSLSRKTPGLALSAGFSHRSLAIPQLGLAGIKVAVFSTKPFYAIILVDSNGVKPETRESIMRAASEAAKERKINLEAGVYTTDTHSVNRVRGVLNPLEGEAALLEAVRESVLEALDDMQPASFCAFKTQFAINVFGAKQSIEIVSTVNAIVAVAKIAAPIIIIGSIISILWILSKV